From the Halobellus litoreus genome, the window GCGGCGATCGCGGGTGGACCGGCGACGTCCCGAAGATGCGGCTCTCCATCGAGAAGCTCTCCGCGCTCGGGTGGGAGCCCACGCAGTCCAGCGACGAAGCCGTTCGCCGTGCGACGGCGGAGCTCGTCGCGGAACTCCGGTCGGCGCACGGCGAGTGACGTCGGGCGCGTCGCCGGTCCGCTCCGACTCGCGGGCGGTGTTGCGAAGGATTAACATCGAGAGGCGGCTGAGTTAATATATGACCGTCGTCAGCGTCTCGATGCCCGAAGCGTTGGTCGAACGAATCGACGCCTTCGCCGAGGAACACGGTTACACCGGCCGGAGCGAGGTCGTCCGCGAGGCCTCGCGGAACCTCCTCGGGGAGTTCGAGGACAAGCGACTGGAGGAACGGGAGCTTATGGCCGTCGTGACCGTCGTCTTCGACTACGAGACGACGAACGTCGAAGAGCGGATGATGAAGCTCCGCCACGAGTACGAGTCGCTCGTCGCCTCGAACTTCCACAGTCACGTCGGCGAGCACCGCTGTATGGAACTGTTCGTGCTCGAAGGTCGTCTCGAAGACATCTCGACGTTCGTCGGGAAGATCCGCGCGACGAAGGACACCCTCAGCGTCGACTACTCGGTGATGCCGGTCGACGAGTTCAGCGGCTTCGAGATGGGCGAGTGAGCGGCGCGTCCGTCACTCGTCCCGGTCGTTCTCGCCGTCCAACCGCGCGGTACACCACGGGCAGAAGTCGAGTTCCGGGTCCAGTTCTTTCCCGCAGTTCGGACAGCTCTCCGCGTCGGACTCTCCCGGTGACGCGGTCCCCATCGTCGCCGTCGCGGTGACGCCCGTACCGTAGTCGTCCCCGTCCTGGTTCACCGCCGTGCCCGCGTCGCGTGACGCCGCCGCTTCCCGTCGCGCCCGCTGCTGGCGACGACGCGCCAGGACGTACGCGTCGGCGATGCTCGCGACGCCGACGACGAAGACGGGCGCCAGGTCCGCCGGGTCGCTTCCTTCCCCCGAAAGTAACGCCTGGGCGGCCTCCGGCGGCACAAACAGGTACGACGCGACGACCGCCGCCACGAACCACGCGAGTCCGCGCCGCCAGCGCCGCAGATAAAAGTGGCCCAGTCCGGTGGCGAGCGTCCCGAGGAGTGCCGCGAGCCACGGCCGCTTCCCCCGCTTCCGGTCCATACGCCCACCTTCGGACGCCGCCGATTAGGTCTTGCGGGTTCGGCTGTCGCTCGTTCCGCGCACCCGACTCCTCCGAGGGTCTCTCAACGACACCCGCGGCGAGGGCGACGTGCCGCGGCGGACGTCGCCCTCGCCGTTCGCGCCTCAACGGACCTCGCGCATCGCGACTGAGAGTTAACGCGGCCGCTCGCAATTCACACAGACAGTACTCTCGACGCTCTCCTTCGGTACGACCGCGCCACAGCGCCGGCACCGGAACCGACTGTGCGTGTACTGCGTGTGTGATTCGACGGAGGCATTTTCAATATTCCCTGGCATAAGGTTCTATACCACAAGCTAATTTAAAAAATTTCTGGATGAAATGGTGTTTATATCAGCAGGTATTGGACGGGTAGGCAGCCTTCAGAGCGGTATCTGGGCGAGCGTAAAAGCGGCCGAGAGGACCGGCCCGCGCCGCGATCGCCGGCACTACCGGAAATCCTCGACGAACCGGGCCGGCAGCCGGTCGACGAGATGTCGGGGGAGCGCGTCGACGAGTTTCTGGGTGACGATCACCATCGGTTTGCGCACGAGGACGTACAGCGCGGAGACGGCGAGGGCAGCGAGGACGGCTGTTTCCGCGACCCCGTCGAGGACGTACACCGCGGGGGCCGCGAACGCGAGAGCCACGAGGAGGTCCTCTGGCGCGCCGTCGTAGCGGACCCACCGTCGGGGGCGGATCCATCGGCCGTGATAGTGGCTGTAGACCGCCCGTTCGGACGTCCCGAGCCACGGCTTCAACTCCAGGCCGCCGCCGAGGGCGTCCATCGCGGAGTGCAACGCGGCCGCCGCGAGGAAGAGCGCGGCGGCGACGGTAAGCGCCGTCGGGGCGACGACGGCCACGACGGCGACGAGGACGGCGGCGACGCTGAAGTACACCGGAAAGTGCAACGTCCGACGGTGGCCGGCGTAGAGGTCGAAGTCCGGGAAGAGCCCGCCGAGCGCGGCGGCTGCGACGGGTAACACGGACGTTCCCGCGACGCCCTCCGGAAAGAGGACGCCGACGAGTACGGCGAGCACGACGCCGGCCAGCGCGTGCGTAGTTGCCATCATCACCCGGTCGTACGCGAATGGACGGTATGACAGTTTCGTGTGTCACGGTATCACGACTGTTGAACGTCTAGTCGCTGCGAAGCACGTCGCCGAGGGAGGCGAGCGGCGCGAGCACGGCCGTCGCGGGCGACACTGCGCATTTTTTCCTCGTCGCCGAACTATCGCCCGGTATGTGGCGACCGGCTCGGTCGGTGAGTGCGCGGTCGATCGCCAGCGCGATGCGGATGAGCATCGCGGTCGTCCTCGGTTTCGGAATCGCGACGCTGAACGTGAGCGTCGTCGTCAACGCGGTGCTCGCACTCGGAGTCACGTACCTGCCCGCGGTACTGCGTCGAGACTGGGACCTCCGCCTCTCGCCGGAGTTGACCCTCGTCGTGACGCTCGCGGTGCTCCTGCACACGATCGGAATGGTCGGCCTCTACGAGCGCCTCTGGTGGTACGACCACCTGACGCACACCCTCTCGGCGATGATCGTCGCCGCCGTGGGCTACGCCGTCACGCGGGCGCTCGATCGCTACTCGGACGGTGTCTCGTTCCCACCGCGGTTCCTCTCGGTCTTTATTCTACTTTTCACGCTCGCGCTCGGCGTCCTCTGGGAGGTGATCGAGTTCCTGGCCCGGATCGCGGCGTCGGCCGTCGGCGTCGAGGCCGTACTCGTGCAGTACGGGCTCGAAGACACCGTCCTGGACCTCGTCTTCGATACGGTCGGCGCGGTCCTCGTCGCCCTGTTCGGCACCGAACGGCTCTCCGAGTTGGTGGATGCGGTGCACGATCGGCTCTCGTGACCGCCGATCCGCTCACCGTTGATCCGACCGTTGCGACCGGTAACGATTAGACCCTGACCGCCCCAGTTACGCGCAGACGAAATGAACCGGAACGAGCGTGTGCTCTGCTCTCGGAACGTCGATTCGGGCCCGTCGAACCCCCGTACTCCGCGGCCGTCCGCGCACGGGGCAGGACGATGACCGACGAGCACCTCCAAGCGACGATCAGCCTCCGCGGCGTGGTGTTCGCGCCCTGCGGGGACGTGCTCGTCGTCCGACGCGCCAGCGACGACGGCTGGGAACTCCCCGGCGGTCGTCTCGGACCACACGAGGACGCACCCGAAGGCGTCCGCCGCGAAATCGTCGAAGAGACCGGTATCGACGCCCGGATCGGCCGCCCCATCCACGCGGTGTCGTGGCGGAACGAGGGCGATTTCGGTCGCTTCGCGGTCTACTACTGGTGTGAGGCCCCCGGCGGACTCGACGTCCGAGCCGGCGACGATCCGGTCGCGCTCAGCCACGAGCACACCGACCACGCGTGGCTTTCCCCCGCCGCTGCGACTGACCGACTGAGCGACGTGCAGGAGCGAGCGGTCGAAGTCGCGACGGAGGTGTACGGGCCGTGAGCGGGGACGAGCGGTCCGGCGACGACCCGGACGACGCGTCTGCGGGGACGGACCGGCCGACCGCCGCGCCGACGATCCGCGAACTCGACGATCGGACGGTCCGGCA encodes:
- a CDS encoding NUDIX domain-containing protein; this translates as MTDEHLQATISLRGVVFAPCGDVLVVRRASDDGWELPGGRLGPHEDAPEGVRREIVEETGIDARIGRPIHAVSWRNEGDFGRFAVYYWCEAPGGLDVRAGDDPVALSHEHTDHAWLSPAAATDRLSDVQERAVEVATEVYGP
- a CDS encoding CopG family ribbon-helix-helix protein translates to MTVVSVSMPEALVERIDAFAEEHGYTGRSEVVREASRNLLGEFEDKRLEERELMAVVTVVFDYETTNVEERMMKLRHEYESLVASNFHSHVGEHRCMELFVLEGRLEDISTFVGKIRATKDTLSVDYSVMPVDEFSGFEMGE
- a CDS encoding zinc ribbon domain-containing protein, coding for MDRKRGKRPWLAALLGTLATGLGHFYLRRWRRGLAWFVAAVVASYLFVPPEAAQALLSGEGSDPADLAPVFVVGVASIADAYVLARRRQQRARREAAASRDAGTAVNQDGDDYGTGVTATATMGTASPGESDAESCPNCGKELDPELDFCPWCTARLDGENDRDE
- a CDS encoding metal-dependent hydrolase; this encodes MMATTHALAGVVLAVLVGVLFPEGVAGTSVLPVAAAALGGLFPDFDLYAGHRRTLHFPVYFSVAAVLVAVVAVVAPTALTVAAALFLAAAALHSAMDALGGGLELKPWLGTSERAVYSHYHGRWIRPRRWVRYDGAPEDLLVALAFAAPAVYVLDGVAETAVLAALAVSALYVLVRKPMVIVTQKLVDALPRHLVDRLPARFVEDFR